The Desulfarculaceae bacterium DNA window CCCAGCGGCCAGGAAAAACCGGCCCCGCCCAAGCTGCCCAAAAGCGGCTGAAGCTAGCCCCACGGGGCGCGGTTCGCGCCCCCCAAACAAGACCGCAACCGCCTCCGGCCGCGAGGCTGGGGCGGTTTTTTGCCCAAGGTCCTTGCCTTGCCGCCTGCTCTTATCCAAAATATAGGGCGATCCGGGCGAGATAATGCACCCGCCCGGCGGGCCTGCCCCGGCCCCCAACCAGGCGAGAGGAGAGATGGCCATGCAAGGCAAGCAGTTGAAAAAGATCCTGGCCGGCTTGTGCATCACCGGGCTGGTGAGCGGCGTGGGCCTGGTGGGCTGCGGCGGCGGTGCGGCCTGCGAGGGCATTGCCCCCGAAAAGGCGCCCGCGCCCAAGCCCCCGGCCAGCGCCACCCAGACCAAGCCCGCCGAGGGCACCACCAAATAGTCGGCTCCGGGCCCACGCGGTCCGGCGCGCGGCGCCCCAGGGCGCGCCGGGGGGCTATCCCCCGCCGGGGCGCCTTGCTTTTGGGCGAGAGCTATATCCATGTCTGCTGAGCAACCCTACAGCCAAGACCTGGCCCGCTTGGAGCGGGCCTGGGCCACGGCCCGGGCGGCCGAGCCCCCGCGCCACCCCGGCGGCGGGGACTGGCATTTGAACCCCAGCCTGGTGGTGGAGCCGGTGGCCTGGAGCGGCCTGGCCACCCTGCTCAACGGCCAGGGCGGCGAGCCCGCGCCATCCGAAGAGCCGGTGTTCGCGGCGGCCTGGAAGGCCCCGGACGGCGAGGCGGCCCTGGCCGAGCTG harbors:
- the sbtA gene encoding selenobiotic family radical SAM modification target peptide; protein product: MQGKQLKKILAGLCITGLVSGVGLVGCGGGAACEGIAPEKAPAPKPPASATQTKPAEGTTK